One genomic window of Heptranchias perlo isolate sHepPer1 chromosome 12, sHepPer1.hap1, whole genome shotgun sequence includes the following:
- the fgf3 gene encoding fibroblast growth factor 3 translates to MFITFCLLLSFLDFSRQQSPLPRAPTVAPKVPCAPSPACESRLRRDAGGRGGVYEHLGGAPRRRRLYCATKYHLQIHLNGKIDGTLEKNSIFSILEITAVDVGVVAIKGLFSGRYLAMNKRGRLYASEVYNPECEFVERIHELGYNTYASRSYRTIPNPTGTRRRNSAERLWYVSINGKGRPRRGFKTRRTQKSSLFLPRVLDNKDHEIVRLFHTSSKYRESLLKTSSKAEKTRPAQ, encoded by the exons ATGTTTATAACTTTCTGTTTGTTGCTGAGTTTTCTGGATTTCAGTAGACAGCAGTCGCCGTTGCCCCGGGCGCCGACTGTGGCTCCGAAGGTGCCGTGCGCCCCGTCCCCAGCCTGCGAGTCCAGACTGCGGAGGGATGCCGGGGGGCGCGGAGGGGTCTACGAACACCTCGGGGGAGCACCGCGGCGGAGGAGGCTCTACTGTGCCACCAAGTACCATCTGCAGATCCATCTCAACGGGAAGATCGATGGCACGCTGGAGAAAAACAGCATCTTCA GTATATTGGAAATAACTGCTGTTGATGTGGGAGTTGTGGCGATTAAAGGTTTGTTTTCGGGTAGATATTTGGCTATGAACAAAAGAGGACGCTTGTATGCGTCG GAAGTCTACAATCCGGAGTGTGAGTTTGTAGAACGGATACACGAGCTGGGATATAACACGTACGCGTCCCGATCCTACAGGACCATTCCAAACCCAACGGGGACAAGGCGCAGAAATAGCGCGGAGAGACTTTGGTACGTGTCCATCAACGGCAAAGGCCGACCACGGAGAGGCTTCAAAACCCGTAGGACTCAAAAATCCTCCCTTTTCTTGCCGAGGGTGCTGGATAACAAAGACCACGAAATTGTCCGATTATTCCACACCAGTTCCAAATATCGGGAGAGCCTACTGAAAACTTCAAGCAAGGCCGAAAAAACGAGACCGGCCCAATAG